The Nerophis ophidion isolate RoL-2023_Sa linkage group LG07, RoL_Noph_v1.0, whole genome shotgun sequence genome contains a region encoding:
- the tmem230b gene encoding transmembrane protein 230b has product MPARSVVSNGIPSSKVKYSRLSTHDDGYIDLQFKRSPPKVPYKAIALAAVLFLIGSLLIIIGSLLLAGYFGVTHSDRTIPVLIIGILVFLPGIYHLRIAYCASKGYPGYSYDDIPNFDD; this is encoded by the exons ATGCCAGCTCGTAGCGTCGTGTCCAACGGGATTCCTTCGAGTAAGGTGAAGTACTCCAGGTTGTCCACTCATGACGACGGATATATTGATTTACAG TTCAAAAGAAGCCCACCCAAAGTCCCATACAAAGCCATAGCACTCGCTGCAGTCCTCTTCCTAATCGGCTCTCTGTTAATCATCATTGGCTCGCTTCTTTTGGCTGGATACTTTGGCGTTACT CACTCGGATCGTACCATTCCCGTCCTGATCATAGGAATCCTTGTGTTTCTTCCTGGAATTTACCACCTGCGAATAGCTTACTGTGCATCTAAAGGCTACCCGGGATACTCTTATGATGATATCCCAAACTTTGATGACTAA